One Papaver somniferum cultivar HN1 chromosome 10, ASM357369v1, whole genome shotgun sequence genomic window carries:
- the LOC113316420 gene encoding uncharacterized protein LOC113316420 has protein sequence MAIAIPEHEGEEGNPKALPWALPRILIDGGSSVEILFYETFKQMSLREECLIPSTYNIFGLKGSSTRPKGEVTLEIQVGKILTLTTFCVIDVLSPYTAIVRRSWVYGIKGVASTYHQRLRFPTPDGVAEIIGDSGEEKHCYKTEVQNGESKVNFSRAKRSELRMPKIRLKSMLI, from the coding sequence ATGGCCATTGCAATCCCCGAGCACGAGGGCGAGGAAGGAAATCCCAAAGCGCTACCATGGGCACTGCCCAGAATCTTGATCGACGGAGGCAGTTCTGTCGAAATTTTGttctatgaaacattcaaacaaaTGAGTCTTAGGGAAGAGTGTCTCATACCCTCTACATATAACATATTTGGCTTGAAAGGGTCATCAACCCGCCCAAAGGGCGAGGTAACGTTAGAAATCCAGGTGGGAAAAATCCTCACCCTAaccaccttctgtgtgatagatGTACTATCACCCTACACAGCCATCGTCAGGCGATCCTGGGTCTACGGGATCAAAGGAGTGGCCTCGACTTACCATCAAAGGCTAAGATTCCCTACGCCTGATGGAGTGGCAGAAATCATTGGAGACTCCGGCGAAGAAAAACACTGCTACAAAACGGAAGTTCAGAACGGCGAGAGCAAAGTAAACTTTTCCAGAGCAAAAAGAAGCGAGCTAAGAATGCCAAAAATCAGGCTGAAATCGATGCTTATATAG